The following proteins come from a genomic window of Ilumatobacter coccineus YM16-304:
- a CDS encoding DEAD/DEAH box helicase gives MTTIDAGARDASVDTTFADLGLPRKIVDVLERKNMSTPFAIQAAVIPDALDGRDIAGRAPTGSGKTLGFGLPVVAKLVDAKPKRPVALVLAPTRELAEQIMAELNPFTKAVGHHATSIYGGVGYGNQRKALDRGTELVVACPGRLEDLIQMRAIDLRDVTTLVIDEADQMADMGFLPAVRRIVEQTANDRQVLLFSATLDGPVAKLIRDFQHDPVRHEVGPKGPDIHAAHHVFWKMDRAERNQNTAGVIERCGSTIVFTRTRHGADRLAKQLGKLGVTAQPIHGGRSQGQRDRALAAFKDGSADALIATDVAARGIHVNGVSAVVHYDPPADGATYHHRSGRTARAGATGIVVSLVDPSMMKDVKKLQRDVGIQVEVTPPDLDELEVALLLEGSASDDAPVDVVDAVRTEEPRTERAPKRDRVPENTGPVPDGHELGTVKFFNASRGYGFITRDSGGDELFVHFSSIETEGFKTLNEKARVSYVVGQGKKGLEAQAVTVR, from the coding sequence ATGACCACCATTGATGCTGGCGCGCGCGACGCGTCTGTCGACACCACGTTCGCCGACCTCGGTCTTCCCCGGAAGATCGTCGACGTGCTCGAACGCAAGAACATGTCCACCCCGTTCGCCATCCAGGCTGCGGTCATCCCTGACGCTCTCGACGGCCGCGACATCGCCGGCCGTGCACCGACCGGCTCGGGCAAGACCCTCGGCTTCGGGCTCCCCGTCGTCGCCAAGCTCGTCGACGCCAAGCCGAAGCGCCCGGTCGCTCTCGTGCTCGCTCCGACCCGTGAGCTGGCCGAACAGATCATGGCCGAACTCAACCCGTTCACGAAGGCCGTCGGCCACCATGCCACGTCCATCTACGGTGGCGTCGGCTACGGCAACCAGCGCAAGGCGTTGGATCGTGGCACCGAACTCGTCGTCGCGTGCCCCGGCCGCCTCGAAGACCTCATCCAGATGCGGGCGATCGACCTGCGCGACGTGACCACGCTGGTCATCGACGAAGCCGACCAGATGGCCGACATGGGCTTCCTCCCGGCGGTGCGTCGTATCGTCGAGCAGACCGCCAACGACCGTCAGGTGCTGCTGTTCTCGGCCACGCTCGACGGCCCCGTCGCCAAGCTCATCCGCGACTTCCAGCACGATCCGGTGCGCCACGAGGTCGGGCCCAAGGGCCCCGACATCCACGCCGCCCACCACGTCTTCTGGAAGATGGATCGCGCCGAGCGCAACCAGAACACCGCCGGCGTCATCGAGCGGTGCGGCTCGACCATCGTGTTCACCCGTACCCGCCACGGCGCCGACCGCCTCGCCAAGCAGCTCGGCAAGCTCGGGGTCACCGCGCAGCCGATCCACGGCGGCCGAAGCCAGGGTCAGCGTGACCGTGCGCTCGCCGCGTTCAAAGACGGCAGTGCCGACGCTCTCATCGCCACCGACGTCGCCGCCCGCGGCATCCACGTCAACGGCGTGTCGGCAGTCGTTCACTACGACCCGCCGGCCGATGGCGCCACGTACCACCACCGTTCCGGTCGTACGGCTCGCGCCGGGGCGACCGGCATCGTCGTGTCGCTCGTCGACCCGTCGATGATGAAAGACGTCAAGAAGCTCCAGCGCGACGTGGGCATCCAGGTCGAGGTGACCCCGCCCGACCTCGACGAGTTGGAAGTGGCACTGCTGCTCGAAGGCTCCGCCTCCGACGATGCGCCGGTCGACGTGGTCGACGCCGTTCGCACCGAGGAGCCGCGCACCGAGCGGGCCCCGAAGCGAGACCGTGTTCCCGAGAACACCGGGCCGGTCCCCGACGGGCACGAACTCGGCACGGTGAAGTTCTTCAACGCGTCCCGTGGCTATGGCTTCATCACCCGCGACTCGGGTGGCGACGAACTCTTCGTTCACTTCTCGAGCATCGAGACCGAAGGCTTCAAGACGCTCAACGAGAAGGCTCGCGTGTCGTACGTGGTCGGCCAAGGCAAGAAGGGCCTCGAAGCCCAGGCGGTCACCGTTCGCTGA
- a CDS encoding SDR family NAD(P)-dependent oxidoreductase produces MTNSTLAGQVALITGGGTGIGLGCARALAADGAAVVLAARNTERLEAAAERLVAELPDAEVATVACDVTDEASVAAACEHAAEMGRFSIVVANAGYGSASPFHLTSTEEWNGVINTNLTGAFITMREAVPHLVAAGGGSIVAVSSIAGVETHRFMTPYTVSKAGLEMLVKQVADELGPSRIRANAVRPGLVPTDATEGMMQVPAIVDDYLAQMPLGRAGLPEEIGAAVRFLAGPESAWVTGTCMSVDGGHHLRRGPNLDAVMDMLHPDGTAPTA; encoded by the coding sequence ATGACGAACTCGACGCTCGCTGGCCAGGTCGCTCTCATCACCGGTGGCGGCACCGGCATCGGACTGGGATGCGCGCGTGCGCTGGCGGCCGACGGTGCCGCGGTGGTGTTGGCCGCCCGCAACACCGAGCGATTGGAGGCAGCGGCCGAACGGCTGGTGGCCGAGTTGCCCGACGCCGAGGTGGCGACGGTCGCCTGCGACGTCACCGACGAGGCGAGCGTCGCCGCTGCATGCGAGCACGCCGCCGAGATGGGGAGGTTCTCGATCGTGGTGGCCAACGCCGGGTACGGGTCGGCATCGCCGTTTCACCTCACGTCGACCGAGGAGTGGAACGGCGTCATCAACACGAACCTGACCGGCGCGTTCATCACCATGCGCGAGGCCGTGCCGCATCTCGTGGCTGCCGGCGGCGGGTCGATCGTGGCGGTGTCGTCGATCGCCGGTGTCGAGACGCACCGGTTCATGACGCCGTACACGGTGTCGAAGGCGGGTCTCGAGATGCTGGTCAAACAGGTCGCCGACGAACTCGGCCCGTCGCGCATTCGTGCCAACGCCGTGCGTCCCGGCCTCGTTCCGACCGACGCGACCGAGGGGATGATGCAGGTGCCGGCCATCGTCGACGACTACCTGGCGCAGATGCCGCTCGGCCGAGCCGGGCTGCCCGAAGAGATCGGCGCGGCGGTGCGCTTCCTGGCCGGCCCCGAGAGCGCGTGGGTCACCGGCACGTGCATGTCGGTCGACGGCGGACATCACCTCCGGCGCGGTCCGAACCTCGATGCGGTGATGGACATGCTCCACCCCGACGGCACCGCCCCCACCGCCTGA